A genomic stretch from uncultured Pseudodesulfovibrio sp. includes:
- a CDS encoding Smr/MutS family protein: MQDEFMTVSSDRYVLPIKANYKNKTKGIIHDYSQTGETCYFEPMFLVETNNRLQELKREEREEEYKILLFLTELVRSEFEEVYESYQGLVSLDVLMAKVELARSYNGRTIEVVENGAPHLIKARHPLLALTDDSVQPLSIELLEGQKAMIVSGGNAGGKTVCLKTVGLIGLMAFAGLPVPVAEGSRLPFWSEVFVIMGDEQSLEENVSTFTAQIQYLKRVWDQVDSQSLFILDEFGAGTDPTQGAALAQAVIDSLVERQATTFTATHFPALKAYAMANESVRAASVLFDPGTKRPLFKLAYDQVGASIALDVAKEHGLPPEILSRAEKYLLLDGSDTTSVLDRLNAMAVKKEDELDAIEKERGRIEQKRAKLEANFEKERSKLLKNIENRAQDVVKQWQADKLGRKEARKKLAQVRMQVEEIGETRKKTHTFSFVDIVPGKKVSYLAWNKSGTVLEINEKKKQAKVDINGVAMWVKAEHLGPVGNTQKSTAKGTKAVAVTPSDLVVEVDIRGNRADVAISELERAIDRALLKGAGKMEIVHGRGTGALRREVHEFLKYYPAVEKFSLAPEDRGGDGMTEVTLK, encoded by the coding sequence ATGCAGGACGAATTCATGACGGTTTCTTCTGATAGATATGTCTTGCCCATCAAAGCGAACTACAAGAACAAAACCAAAGGTATAATTCACGATTATTCACAAACAGGTGAGACCTGCTACTTTGAACCAATGTTCCTTGTGGAGACCAATAACCGGCTCCAAGAATTAAAACGAGAAGAGCGGGAGGAAGAATATAAAATCCTACTGTTTCTGACGGAACTTGTTCGTAGCGAATTTGAAGAAGTCTATGAATCATACCAGGGGCTTGTATCTCTCGATGTCCTCATGGCAAAAGTGGAGCTTGCCCGATCCTACAATGGACGCACTATTGAGGTCGTTGAAAATGGGGCGCCTCACCTTATCAAGGCGCGACATCCACTTCTGGCCCTGACCGATGACTCCGTGCAGCCCCTCAGCATTGAGTTGCTGGAAGGCCAAAAAGCTATGATTGTCAGCGGTGGCAATGCTGGCGGAAAAACCGTCTGCCTGAAAACCGTTGGCCTTATAGGGTTAATGGCATTTGCCGGTTTGCCGGTTCCAGTAGCAGAAGGCAGCCGACTGCCTTTTTGGTCTGAAGTTTTTGTCATCATGGGTGATGAACAAAGCCTTGAAGAAAATGTTTCGACCTTTACCGCACAAATTCAATATCTAAAAAGAGTGTGGGATCAGGTCGACAGCCAGTCGCTTTTCATTCTTGATGAATTTGGTGCAGGCACAGATCCGACGCAGGGCGCTGCCCTGGCTCAAGCCGTTATTGACTCGTTGGTCGAACGACAGGCCACGACCTTTACCGCGACGCATTTCCCGGCTTTGAAAGCATATGCGATGGCCAATGAATCCGTTCGGGCTGCTAGTGTCTTGTTTGATCCTGGCACTAAGCGTCCGCTATTTAAGCTTGCATATGACCAGGTTGGCGCGTCCATTGCCTTGGATGTGGCCAAAGAACACGGTCTGCCTCCAGAGATTTTGTCTCGTGCAGAAAAATATCTTCTTCTGGATGGCTCCGACACTACCTCGGTGTTGGATCGTCTCAATGCCATGGCGGTTAAAAAAGAAGATGAATTGGATGCCATAGAAAAAGAACGCGGCAGGATTGAACAGAAACGGGCTAAATTAGAAGCTAATTTTGAAAAAGAGCGTTCCAAACTCCTCAAAAACATCGAAAATCGTGCTCAGGACGTGGTCAAGCAATGGCAAGCCGATAAACTTGGCCGCAAGGAAGCACGAAAAAAACTGGCACAAGTCCGCATGCAAGTTGAAGAAATTGGGGAGACTCGAAAAAAGACTCACACCTTTTCCTTTGTGGATATTGTCCCGGGCAAAAAAGTATCGTATTTGGCTTGGAACAAATCGGGCACAGTGCTTGAAATTAACGAAAAGAAAAAACAAGCCAAAGTCGATATCAACGGAGTTGCCATGTGGGTCAAGGCAGAACACCTTGGACCGGTGGGTAATACTCAGAAAAGCACCGCCAAAGGAACCAAAGCTGTAGCCGTGACGCCAAGTGACCTCGTCGTGGAGGTTGACATCAGAGGCAATAGAGCCGATGTGGCCATCAGCGAACTGGAAAGAGCGATCGACAGAGCATTGCTTAAAGGTGCCGGTAAAATGGAGATTGTCCATGGCCGGGGCACAGGAGCACTCCGACGCGAAGTACATGAATTTTTAAAATATTATCCTGCGGTAGAAAAATTTTCCTTGGCACCCGAAGATCGGGGTGGGGATGGTATGACCGAAGTGACACTCAAGTAA
- a CDS encoding GatB/YqeY domain-containing protein, which produces MSLSQQIDKDYIEAYKAKLTVKVAVLRHLKTAIKNRMVEERSDSLPDDVVLDLIAKQVKQRKDSFDQYIKAGREDLAQVEAEELTALETYLPQSLSDEELEAAIEKAIADLGASSIADMGKVMQAVLGTHKGQVDGKKASGLVKSKLS; this is translated from the coding sequence ATGAGTCTGTCACAACAAATAGACAAAGACTACATTGAGGCCTATAAGGCTAAATTGACGGTTAAAGTAGCCGTCTTGAGGCACCTCAAGACGGCTATTAAAAACCGCATGGTCGAAGAAAGGTCCGATAGTCTTCCCGATGATGTCGTTCTTGATCTTATCGCCAAACAGGTCAAGCAACGTAAGGATTCCTTTGATCAATACATCAAAGCAGGCAGAGAGGATTTGGCCCAGGTAGAGGCTGAAGAGCTCACTGCCCTTGAAACCTATCTCCCCCAATCGTTGTCTGATGAAGAACTGGAAGCTGCTATCGAGAAAGCCATTGCTGATCTCGGAGCGTCTTCCATTGCCGACATGGGCAAGGTGATGCAAGCCGTTCTTGGTACGCACAAAGGGCAGGTTGACGGCAAAAAAGCCAGCGGACTGGTCAAGTCCAAGCTTTCCTAA